From Hemibagrus wyckioides isolate EC202008001 linkage group LG11, SWU_Hwy_1.0, whole genome shotgun sequence:
CGGTTCTGACAGTAAAGTCAGTGGATATTTATTCTGCACCTTCTTAAAACGACCCTCTGCCCTCTCCAGCTGTAATCAGATCGGATTTACTGATGTCACAGTTTCCCAAAATAAAACCCTctgttatattatattcattacattatattaagaaagacgttttgttttgtttgtttttcttctaccactattatgtattttaaattaaatttcattCTGAAGTTTGCTCGATCACTTttatcagttaaaaaaaaaaacaacagactcGGAGGCGGGGCTATACAGGCAAtatttgtgatgtcacaaaatAAAGTAAATCTCTACATCTCTGGATCGCTCATGTCTGATACTCAAATGATTATTACACACTGATAGGTCACAGGAAATGACCTGTCAGCTATGAGAGGCTGTCCTGGTGGTCGTCATGGTAACGTGGTAAGTGTATACGGACAGTCTCATGGTCACTGTGACTAACGTGAGCTAGCTCGGTAGCTAATGTGGAGGTGTCTCTGTGTTGCTTATTTGGGACAGGATGgcacaagaaaataaaacacgGAATAAACTCAACTTTCAGCCGAGTTATTactggatgaggatgaggaacaGAAACAGCTGGATGAGCTAGGAAACAGATGTGTGTCTCAGCTAGTGTAGGTGAGCTATCATAAACTAGTTCATGAGAAACTGCATGGAATCTGAATATCTTAGTAGGGCTGCAGCTATCGATTATTTTAGTAATCAAGTATTCTACCAATTATTCCATCGAGTTATCGGATAAGaagtactttttctttattaaagaggaatactAAATGTGCAAGAGAAGTCTGTTAAGGtctgttaaaatgttaaaacaacTAAGTTGtttcatatttacaaaaatgaaaataaaatctaaacctatTTAGAGCATTTTACAttcaaaatacaaatatataaataaaaaaaacttaattacTTCAAAAGAAGGTAAAAATAGTACAAcctaaaaaaagtaataataataataataataataataataatacctaaaCATTGCATTCATGTTCTGCAACTTAATTTTGAGGTTTCAGTCTTAACTACAAGCTCAAGCAGGACATAAGCCTTTACTGTCCTCCTGGAAGACTTtgtggtttttgtaagaggcaaAAATTAGTGGACAGGAAGGAAACTTGGAACAAGAACAAGCATCCATACACATCAAATctctttaaaacacattttactgTAACATGAAATTAGAGTTATTAACTCTCTTAAATGTCTCCCtacatactggtgtgtgtgtgtgtgtgtgtgtgtgtgtgtgtgcacgcgcgcgcatcagggagagagtgaggctatcaaaatgaatgatGCTTAGGTTTTTATAAAACTTACATCATAACTAGCCACCATACTGATTTATGGTCTTAAATAGTCACTACATGAAGCCACAatccacatacatttataccgGCTTTAATTTCAACTAGCAATCATATTGATTTAAGATAAATGCGAATGTTCATATTGATTTAAGATAAATGCGAATGTTCATATTGATTTAAGATAAATGCGAATGTTCATATTGATTTAAGATAAATGCGAATGTTCATATTGATTTAAGATAAATGCGAATGTTCATATTGATTTAAGCAAAAACTTAAAGcagggactgtgtgtgaatgagatattaacacggtgaagttagtttgatattcggacccCAAAACtaataccaaaataatctaattggaaACCCCCACGAGGTACACCTCTTGTTATCCCAAAATATGTTTTCACTGATGTTTATTTGTCTATGTTCCCTAAAATACTGCTGTCTAATGTCTGAACATCACACTGACTTCACCACGGTTGAGATACACTGAATTGCAGTATGGAAcctgtagtgttgtggtacaccagttcagtcttacagtaatcacactctacagagttttctgtctgctttagtttgaaatgatcccaaactttaAAAACCTTCTGCCGTTTTCTTCTGCCTGAatcttccctgtgtgtgttacagtaaatggACTAAATGAAGCTTCGAGACAACTAATTTGcctcaatgattttttttgtattcgaaTTACTCAGTTTACTCGAGGAATCATTTCAGCCCTATATCTTAGAATAAAATTAATCGGATTATTAAATgacctgcgtgtgtgtgtgtacacattgaGGCAGCAGTATTGCAGTATTAGATTTAATGTCAGAGTTAAACAAAGCAGTGGTTTTGACATGGTAATGGTTTATCCCTCCTTCATGTTGTCTCTCccctgaataaaaacaaacagaaaggaaAAAGGTGTTACTTTGAGGCAGagtgacattttaaacacagcgTAAAGCGAGTGTTAGACCAGCCCGATGGTCAGATCCTCACTCTTTAAACTTCCACTCCTGCCGACACATGGGGCACTGCTGCTGCACCTGCTGCGAGTTCAGCCACTTCAGGATGCAGTGCATGTGGAAGCAGTGTGAGCACTGACCCCACACCAGCGGGCAGTCGTCTCCGGGGACTTTACCTGCAATCACACGGGGGGCGTGAGGTACAggggcagtgtgtgtatgatttatttactctgagacacagaagaagaaaagtgaCCTTACAGTCCGGACAGCAGCCGTTAAACGGAGCTCTGCAGATGCCACAGTTCTCGTCGTTCGCCACCCAGAGCCATGATGCCACACCGTGCCACTGCTTtatcttcaccttcatctctCTACCTGGGGTTTAATCAATCAATTCCACACAGGGGACAAAACTGTAGTCAGTTAAAAGCTGGAAACAGGGCTCTGGGAGTAAAGCTGACCAGGTAAATATTCTGTATGGATGAAGGAATAGTAcaatacaacaacaaacaaacaaaggacgtaaataaacaagtaaacatGCGTTTGACGTCATTGGCATGGGGGGGGGGCAAATTGCggagttatttttttttttaaatattgagtttaaagggaaaaaaaacaaaaatcacttAACGATGACACGATAAAAGACAAAATCTTATAGaagctttttaaaaagaaatcaatgaATAATATAAGGAGATTTGATATAAATACCGGGGTGTGGCACTAAAGCGCtgattctcttctcttctccattttGAGTCTCCGCGCATCTCACTCGGCGCATCTCACTCGGCGCGTTCTGTCTTATCCCTCCAGCGGCGCCCTCTAGCGTGCGGGAGGAAGAGCGAAATTAAATCCGACTATATTCCAAAAACTGTTTggaatttttatattataaaaaataatttaaaacaatATAGTTTTTTgattattagtttattatttagagtttagagattaaaagacaaaac
This genomic window contains:
- the anapc11 gene encoding anaphase-promoting complex subunit 11 isoform X2 → MRRVRCAETQNGEEKRISALVPHPGREMKVKIKQWHGVASWLWVANDENCGICRAPFNGCCPDCKVPGDDCPLVWGQCSHCFHMHCILKWLNSQQVQQQCPMCRQEWKFKE
- the anapc11 gene encoding anaphase-promoting complex subunit 11 isoform X3; this encodes MKVKIKQWHGVASWLWVANDENCGICRAPFNGCCPDCKVPGDDCPLVWGQCSHCFHMHCILKWLNSQQVQQQCPMCRQEWKFKEGETT
- the anapc11 gene encoding anaphase-promoting complex subunit 11 isoform X1, encoding MRRVRCAETQNGEEKRISALVPHPGREMKVKIKQWHGVASWLWVANDENCGICRAPFNGCCPDCKVPGDDCPLVWGQCSHCFHMHCILKWLNSQQVQQQCPMCRQEWKFKEGETT